The genomic region GTAGCCACCGACGGCGAGTGGCAGGCGGTTGGTCGGCAACACCGCCGCGGCGACCGCACCGGCCCCGGCGGCTGACGTCGTCAGCCCGAACAGGGTCAGGCCACCGAGCGGAGCCCTCCGCCCGGGCCGCTCCGGACCGGCACCCCGTCTCGGCAGGAGTAGCGCCGCGAGCGGGACCACCCCGACGCCGAACGCCAGCACCAGCAGCGCCGCCCCGGCGAGCCGGACAAGAGGCCGTGGCGCGGCCGTCCCGTCGGTGCTGGGCAGCCAGTCGGCGATCTCCTGATGGGTACGCGGGGCGAAGAGCACCGAGATGTGCTCGACACCGGGCACCACCACCGCTGGCCGTCGGCTCACCGCCGCGCCCCGCCCGACGGCGTCGTCGGCCGCGCGCCGGAACACTGGGAACTCCGCGCCGCCCACGATGAGCAGCAGCTCCGCCGGCCGGCCGGGTGGCAGCTCGCCAGCGCTGGGCAGCGAGATCGCCACGGTACGGGCGATCTCCGGATGGTCGACGGCGTACCGGGTGACGGCACCGGCGCCCATCGAGTGCCCCACCAGCATGATCTGGTTCGGGTCCACGTCGGACAGTGAACGCACGTGGATGACGGCGGCGTCCACGTCGGCCGCCAGCCTCGCGGAAGACATGTCGGCACCGAGTCGAGCCGGGTTGGCACCGTGACCGGCGAAGTCGAACAGCAGCGCGACGGCCCCTCGACGGGCCACGGTGTCGGCGATCGGGCGCATCAGCCGGGCAGAGCCGGCGAACCCGTGTGCGATCACCACACCCGGCCGCCGTACGCCCGGTGGCGGCGCACCGGCGCGTACCTCGGTCATTGGCACACCGCCGACGGTGACCTGCCGGACGGTGAGGCCGTCGTCGGCTCGGACCAGCACCAGCGTGCCGAGCGCGGCGGCGACCGCCGCGAGCACGGCGAGCAGAACGGTGGTCCGGGTGCTCGGCGGGCGGTGCGGCGAGGGTGCCGGCATGCCGGCACCCTACCGTCGAAGGGGCTGCCGGCGACTCCGCCGGACGAGCGCTTGTGGCGCGACCGACGCACACTTGATCCCATGGCGATTCCCCTCCCCACTCCATCTGCGGTGGTCGGACTGACCCGCTCCGCTCTCGACCAGGCGATGGGCTCGGCCGCCTCGTTCGCCGCCGTGCCCGCCCGCGCGTTCGCGGTGCTGGACGGGGTGGAGGCGCTGCTGGCCCGGATCAACGGCGTGGTGGACCGGATCGAGACGACCCTGGACCGGACCGATCAGGTGCTCACCGATGCCGAGGGCGCGGTCCGCGAGGTGGCGGTCATCAGCGCCGCCGCGACCACCGCCATCGACACGGCCACCGAGGTCGCGGCGGCCGCCGCCGTTGTCGTCCGGGAGGCCGAGCAGGTTTCCCGGGCCGCCGGCACGGTGGTCGCCGAGGCCGAGACGGTCGCCGGCACCGCAGCGGTCACTGTGGCGAGCGCTGCTCAGGCCGCGACGACGGCGGCCGAACTCCTTGCGGCGTACGAGCCGGCGTTGCGCAAGGCCGCCCCGATGACCGAGCGGTTCGTCGAGGAATTGAGCCACGAGGAGATCACCGCAGCGATCCACCTGATCGACGAGCTGCCCAAGCTCAAGGCGCACCTGACCGCCGACATCCTGCCGATCCTGGCCACCCTGGACCGGGTCGGCCCCGACCTGCACGACCTGCTGGACGTCACCCGCGACCTCAAGCTCGCCGTGGCCGGCATCCCCGGCCTGGGCATGCTGCGTCGGCGGGGCGAGAAGCTCGGCGACGACTCCGCCAGCTGAGCCGCGCCAGGTCCGAGGGCGGGCTCAGCAGTCGCAGGTGATCGTCGCGGTGGGCGCGGTCAAGTCGTCCACCGGACGTCGGGTCAGTCCCGTCTCCGTCACCACCGGCAGCCCCTCCCGCACCCAGTACTCGAACCCGCCGATCATTTCCTTGACCTGGTAGCCGAGCCGGGCGAACTCCAGCGCCGCCCTGGTCGCGCCGTTGCAGCCCGGCCCCCAGCAGTAGGTGACCACCGCCGTGCCGGCGGGGATCAACCCGCCCGCCTGGGCGGCGATCTCGGCGGTGGGTAGGTGCACGGCCCCGGGCAGGTGCCCCTGGCCCCAGGCCGCCTCCCCCCGGGAGTCGACAACCACCAGACCGGGGGTACGGGCGGACAGGTCGGCGTGGACGTCGCTGACGTCGGTCTCGACGCTGAGCCGGGCGAGGAAGTGGGCGGCGGCGGTAGCCGGGTCGGCCGCTGGGACGGCGAAGGCGAAGGTCATGCACCGATCGTGGCCGTGGTCGCCGGATCGGGGCGAGTGGCGGGAACGACAACCTGCGCTAACATCCCGCCATGCCGAGCCGCGCCACTGTCACCGAGCCGCGCCGACCGTCGACGCGCCGCGGGCCGGCAGACCGTCACCGCGTCGCGGTGCTCGCGTACCCGGGGATGTCGGTGTTCGAGACCGGCATCGTCACCGAGGTGTTCGGGCTGCCCCGGCCGGAGTTCGACGTCGACTGGTACGACCTGGTGGTATGCGCCGAGCGGCCAGGGCCGGTGCCGGTGGTCGGTGGCGCCAGCCTGCACACCCCGTACGGCCTGGCGGAGCTGGCGGCGGCGCGGACGGTGATCGTGCCCGGCGTGCCGGACGTGACAGCGGACCCGTCACCCGGGCTGGTCGCCGCGCTGCGTCGGGCACACCGCGACGGTGCGCGGATCATGTCGATCTGCTCGGGTGCGTTCGCACTTGCCGGCGCGGGGATCCTGGACGGTCGTCGAGCCACCACCCACTGGCGGTACGCGGAACTACTGGCCCGCCGGTACCCCCGCGTCCAGGTCGACCCGGACGTGCTCTACCTCGACGACGGTGACCTGCTCACCAGTGCCGGCAGCGCTGCCGGCCTGGACCTCTGCGTCCACGTGATCAGGCGCGATCACGGTGCGGCGATCGCCAACGCGGTGGCCCGGCGGCTGGTGATTCCGCCGCACCGCGACGGCGGGCAGGCGCAGTTCGTCGAGGCGCCCGTGCCCGCCGGCACCGACGACGACCGGATCGCGGGCAGCATCGATTGGGCGCTCGCGCATCTCGCCGAGCCACTGACCGTCGCCCGGCTCGCCCAGCAGGCGCACATGTCGCCCCGCACCTACCTGCGGCACTTCGCCCAGGCCACCGGTACCAGCCCGATCCGCTGGCTGATCGACAAGCGGGTCCGCGCCAGTCTGGCGCTGCTTGAGGAGTCGGACACCCCGGTCGAGCAGGTCGCCACGGCAGTGGGGTTCGACACGGCGGTCACCTACCGCCACCACTTCGGACGGCTCATGTTGACGTCACCGACGGCGTACCGCAGGGCTTTCCGCGTCGGCGCCGTGCGCGGCGGTCTGCGGTAGCCGGAGGTCAGCCCGGGGCGTACAGCTCGTCGATCTCGGCGCGTCGCGGCAGTGCCACCGAGGCACCGAGCTTGCGGACGCAGGCAGCGCCGGCCGCCGACGCCCAGCGCACCGCGTCGACAACGTCCCGACCTTCGCCCCAGCCGACGGCAAGCGCGGCCGTGAACGCGTCACCGGCGGCGGTGGAGTCGACCACGTCGACGGGTAC from Micromonospora profundi harbors:
- a CDS encoding rhodanese-like domain-containing protein, yielding MTFAFAVPAADPATAAAHFLARLSVETDVSDVHADLSARTPGLVVVDSRGEAAWGQGHLPGAVHLPTAEIAAQAGGLIPAGTAVVTYCWGPGCNGATRAALEFARLGYQVKEMIGGFEYWVREGLPVVTETGLTRRPVDDLTAPTATITCDC
- the ftrA gene encoding transcriptional regulator FtrA, producing MPSRATVTEPRRPSTRRGPADRHRVAVLAYPGMSVFETGIVTEVFGLPRPEFDVDWYDLVVCAERPGPVPVVGGASLHTPYGLAELAAARTVIVPGVPDVTADPSPGLVAALRRAHRDGARIMSICSGAFALAGAGILDGRRATTHWRYAELLARRYPRVQVDPDVLYLDDGDLLTSAGSAAGLDLCVHVIRRDHGAAIANAVARRLVIPPHRDGGQAQFVEAPVPAGTDDDRIAGSIDWALAHLAEPLTVARLAQQAHMSPRTYLRHFAQATGTSPIRWLIDKRVRASLALLEESDTPVEQVATAVGFDTAVTYRHHFGRLMLTSPTAYRRAFRVGAVRGGLR
- a CDS encoding dienelactone hydrolase family protein codes for the protein MPAPSPHRPPSTRTTVLLAVLAAVAAALGTLVLVRADDGLTVRQVTVGGVPMTEVRAGAPPPGVRRPGVVIAHGFAGSARLMRPIADTVARRGAVALLFDFAGHGANPARLGADMSSARLAADVDAAVIHVRSLSDVDPNQIMLVGHSMGAGAVTRYAVDHPEIARTVAISLPSAGELPPGRPAELLLIVGGAEFPVFRRAADDAVGRGAAVSRRPAVVVPGVEHISVLFAPRTHQEIADWLPSTDGTAAPRPLVRLAGAALLVLAFGVGVVPLAALLLPRRGAGPERPGRRAPLGGLTLFGLTTSAAGAGAVAAAVLPTNRLPLAVGGYVAGFLLVAGLLVAAGHRWLPRPPSPGAPAPAPTAVEAGRRAPDRVAVAAGPSARARAVVAALALTGYAVLAVALPIHLGLTSARPVGARWWLLPLVLGACLLYLLGVELVADGRTWRHLLVVAVTVPVLTMAALVGVAPGFVLLVVPLFVLLLGWHAIWAAVLRRYAAPRWLSAVVGAAIVGWPIATTLPLN